Proteins found in one Hypericibacter terrae genomic segment:
- a CDS encoding NIPSNAP family protein translates to MIYELRQYVPAPGKAEALSRRFRENTLPLFRKLDFKLVDFWESTDGKGELWYVVEWPDEAAMKTAWDNFRANPEWIAAKKTTEADGPLIASLQNVTLRRAGFFKP, encoded by the coding sequence TTGATCTACGAACTGCGCCAATATGTCCCCGCGCCCGGCAAGGCCGAAGCGCTCAGCCGCCGTTTCCGCGAGAATACGCTTCCGCTCTTCCGCAAGCTGGACTTCAAGCTCGTGGATTTCTGGGAATCGACTGACGGCAAGGGCGAGCTCTGGTATGTGGTCGAGTGGCCGGACGAGGCCGCGATGAAGACCGCCTGGGACAATTTCCGGGCCAATCCCGAATGGATCGCAGCGAAAAAAACCACGGAGGCCGATGGCCCGCTGATCGCCTCGCTCCAGAACGTGACGCTGCGCCGTGCCGGCTTTTTCAAACCCTGA
- a CDS encoding LLM class flavin-dependent oxidoreductase, with product MDFGFYLPCYWPDTSFPAQTMYDEMLEEAKLAEDLGYISLTIPEHHFINYLTHPSPLLTAVRVASVTRKIPLISAVLVLPFYDIRRLAGEIAQADCLTHGRIQLGVGRGAFRYEFDRFNVPVEESRERFDDSLNLLIKLLTEEEVGWNSKYYKFDPITITPRPIQRPYPPIWIAALAEGAIQGCVKRGFHVMTTPLRDPFSAVKMQSDAFFSVLPAGSPQRLSMLRMGFVTKNEADTQAKLRVAYENHQRFVNVFTTPGTVHNGAIEPIAVSETLDDIRKSLIIGSPQECVDKLGHYADLGIHDIQVNMNFGANHADVMGSLERFAAHVMPHFKNRSSARAKELA from the coding sequence ATGGATTTCGGGTTTTACCTGCCCTGCTATTGGCCGGACACGAGCTTTCCGGCGCAGACCATGTATGACGAGATGCTCGAGGAAGCGAAGCTCGCCGAGGATCTCGGTTATATCTCCCTGACGATCCCCGAGCATCATTTCATCAATTATCTGACCCATCCCAGCCCGCTGCTGACGGCAGTCCGGGTCGCGAGCGTCACCAGGAAGATTCCGCTCATCTCCGCGGTCCTGGTGCTGCCCTTCTACGATATCCGGCGGTTGGCGGGCGAGATCGCGCAGGCCGACTGCCTGACGCATGGCCGCATCCAGCTCGGCGTCGGCCGCGGCGCCTTCCGCTACGAGTTCGACCGGTTCAACGTGCCGGTCGAGGAGAGCCGCGAGCGCTTCGACGATTCGCTCAATCTCCTGATCAAGCTCCTGACCGAGGAAGAGGTCGGCTGGAACAGCAAATATTACAAGTTCGACCCGATCACCATCACGCCGCGCCCGATCCAGCGACCCTATCCGCCGATCTGGATCGCGGCCTTGGCCGAAGGGGCCATCCAGGGCTGCGTCAAGCGCGGCTTCCACGTCATGACCACGCCGCTGCGTGATCCGTTCTCGGCGGTGAAGATGCAGTCGGATGCGTTCTTCTCGGTGCTGCCGGCCGGAAGTCCGCAGCGCCTCTCGATGCTGCGCATGGGCTTCGTCACGAAGAACGAGGCCGATACCCAGGCGAAGCTGCGCGTGGCCTACGAGAACCATCAGCGCTTCGTCAATGTCTTCACCACGCCCGGCACCGTCCATAACGGCGCCATCGAGCCGATCGCGGTGTCGGAGACGCTGGACGACATCCGCAAGAGCCTGATCATCGGCTCGCCGCAGGAATGCGTCGACAAGCTCGGCCATTATGCCGATCTCGGCATCCACGACATCCAGGTCAATATGAACTTCGGCGCCAACCATGCCGACGTGATGGGCTCGCTCGAGCGCTTCGCGGCGCATGTGATGCCGCATTTCAAGAACCGCTCGTCGGCGCGCGCGAAGGAACTGGCATGA
- the ehuR gene encoding MocR-like ectoine utilization transcription factor EhuR, with the protein MTEWKPDIASRRGRRYLAIADALSDDIKNGLVRPGDRLPTHRELAYQMGLSVSTVSKAYAEAVRRQLILSEVGRGTFVMPNAWTDLSRIGVDSRQIEPIDMAFNCPVPTPMLIEAVSGSLKMISSSDRVDELMHYHRPWVGLPAHRAAAANWIEKRGLRTSPENILITNGAQHAHAIILASLLEPNQIVVTEELTDPGIKFLTANRSLQLKGLAMDQDGMLPDALEAACRTMKVKALITVPNHHSPTLTIMPVERRKAIAEVAIRYGVTIIEDDVYGPLLENPPPALSSFAPEQSFYFTSLSKCISPGLRIGFLAAPPGRVEELIPGLGATTWMVSMIPAEIATIWIRDGSAERLVAWQRQELARRQKLARQILIGHEYRALPSSLHLWLPLPATWRAEGFVAQARSRGLAVTPAEAFVVGHVASPQAIRISLGGATPSRTELQRGLEIVADLLRERPAATYLVL; encoded by the coding sequence GTGACCGAATGGAAGCCTGACATCGCGAGCCGCCGCGGACGCCGCTATCTCGCCATCGCCGACGCGCTGTCCGACGATATCAAGAATGGCCTGGTGCGGCCGGGCGACCGGCTGCCGACGCATCGCGAGCTCGCCTATCAGATGGGACTCTCGGTCAGCACCGTGAGCAAGGCCTATGCCGAGGCGGTCCGCCGGCAGTTGATCCTGAGCGAAGTCGGACGCGGCACCTTCGTCATGCCGAATGCCTGGACCGACCTCTCGCGCATCGGCGTCGACAGCCGCCAGATCGAGCCGATCGACATGGCCTTCAATTGCCCGGTCCCGACCCCCATGCTGATCGAGGCGGTGTCGGGCTCGCTCAAGATGATCTCGAGCAGCGACCGCGTCGACGAGCTGATGCATTACCACCGGCCCTGGGTCGGATTGCCGGCGCATCGCGCCGCGGCGGCGAACTGGATCGAGAAGCGCGGCCTGCGGACCTCGCCGGAGAACATCCTCATCACCAACGGCGCCCAGCATGCGCACGCCATCATCCTCGCTTCCCTGCTCGAGCCCAACCAGATCGTGGTGACCGAGGAGCTGACCGATCCCGGCATCAAGTTCCTGACCGCCAATCGCAGCCTGCAGCTCAAGGGATTGGCGATGGATCAGGACGGCATGCTTCCCGATGCGCTGGAAGCCGCCTGCCGCACCATGAAGGTCAAGGCGCTCATCACCGTTCCCAACCATCACAGCCCGACCCTGACGATCATGCCGGTGGAACGGCGCAAGGCGATCGCCGAGGTCGCAATCCGCTACGGCGTGACCATCATCGAGGACGATGTCTATGGCCCCCTCCTCGAAAACCCGCCCCCTGCTCTGTCGAGCTTTGCGCCCGAGCAGAGTTTCTATTTCACCAGCCTCTCGAAATGCATCTCCCCGGGATTGCGCATCGGATTCCTGGCGGCACCGCCCGGCCGCGTCGAGGAGCTGATCCCGGGCCTCGGCGCCACTACCTGGATGGTGTCGATGATACCGGCCGAGATCGCGACCATCTGGATCCGCGATGGCAGCGCGGAGCGCCTGGTGGCGTGGCAGCGCCAGGAGCTGGCGCGGCGCCAGAAGCTGGCGCGCCAGATTCTCATCGGCCACGAATATCGCGCCCTGCCGAGCTCGCTCCATCTCTGGCTGCCCCTGCCCGCCACCTGGCGTGCCGAGGGCTTCGTCGCCCAGGCGCGCTCGCGCGGGCTGGCGGTGACGCCGGCGGAGGCCTTCGTCGTCGGCCATGTCGCCTCGCCCCAGGCCATCCGCATCAGCCTCGGCGGCGCGACGCCCTCGCGCACCGAGCTGCAGCGCGGCCTCGAGATCGTCGCCGACCTCCTGCGCGAAAGACCGGCCGCCACCTATCTCGTGCTTTAG